The Chryseolinea soli genome contains a region encoding:
- a CDS encoding gluconate 2-dehydrogenase subunit 3 family protein, with the protein MDRREALKRTAWIMGGVVSAPTIMAVLKGCAAKPTIDWKPVFLTEPQGSLVATVAEIIIPKTDTPGAKETGVPAFIDLMLKDAYDQETQEHYSKGLKEFEEAAEKEYGDPFIELKPEQQAAFVKKIHDAAVEEERNRKKPEPGKPAPKRSFILFTKELTLLGFFTSQPGATQVLQYEAVPGAYKGCIPLKEAGNGKTWAT; encoded by the coding sequence ATGGATCGTAGAGAAGCATTAAAGCGCACAGCCTGGATCATGGGCGGGGTCGTATCGGCTCCCACCATCATGGCTGTATTGAAAGGCTGCGCCGCCAAGCCCACCATCGACTGGAAGCCCGTGTTCCTTACCGAACCCCAGGGCTCCCTGGTTGCCACGGTGGCAGAGATCATCATTCCCAAGACCGATACTCCCGGTGCGAAAGAGACGGGCGTGCCCGCCTTCATCGACCTGATGTTGAAAGACGCGTACGACCAGGAGACGCAAGAGCACTACAGCAAGGGTCTGAAAGAATTCGAGGAGGCCGCTGAAAAAGAATACGGTGATCCGTTCATCGAGCTGAAGCCGGAGCAGCAGGCGGCCTTCGTGAAGAAGATCCACGATGCGGCGGTCGAAGAAGAAAGAAATCGCAAGAAACCAGAACCGGGCAAGCCTGCGCCGAAGCGTTCGTTCATTCTCTTTACGAAAGAGTTGACTTTGTTGGGCTTCTTCACATCTCAACCCGGCGCCACGCAAGTGCTACAGTACGAAGCTGTGCCTGGCGCTTATAAAGGT